A single genomic interval of Burkholderia cepacia ATCC 25416 harbors:
- the cheZ gene encoding protein phosphatase CheZ, translating into MNEPIHAALTGAGFSADGQAEGADYASDRILARIGHVTRTLRDSMRELGLDKHVERAAEAVPDARDRLRYVATMTEQAAERVLNAIEVAKPMQARLQNEAEALDARWAQWYAAPIEHAEVRELMDDTRTFLRTLPESTSATSAQLLEIMLAQDFQDLTGQVIKKIMDMVYLIEQQLLTVLVENIAPERREQFAATAAALAAEQMSSTGSPESLLNGPQIAPEGKSDVVQDQGQVDDLLASLGF; encoded by the coding sequence GTGAACGAGCCGATCCATGCCGCGCTGACGGGCGCCGGGTTCAGCGCCGACGGCCAGGCCGAAGGTGCCGATTACGCGAGCGACCGCATCCTCGCGCGCATCGGCCATGTCACGCGCACGCTGCGCGATTCGATGCGCGAGCTCGGGCTCGACAAGCATGTCGAGCGGGCGGCCGAAGCCGTGCCCGATGCGCGCGACCGGCTGCGCTACGTCGCGACGATGACCGAGCAGGCCGCCGAGCGCGTGCTGAATGCGATCGAGGTGGCCAAGCCGATGCAGGCGCGCCTCCAGAACGAAGCCGAAGCGCTCGACGCGCGCTGGGCGCAGTGGTATGCGGCGCCGATCGAGCACGCGGAAGTGCGCGAGCTGATGGACGATACGCGCACGTTCCTGCGCACGCTGCCCGAATCGACGTCGGCGACCAGCGCGCAACTGCTCGAGATCATGCTCGCGCAGGATTTCCAGGACCTGACCGGCCAGGTGATCAAGAAGATCATGGACATGGTCTACCTGATCGAGCAGCAGCTCCTCACGGTGCTCGTCGAGAACATCGCGCCGGAGCGGCGCGAGCAGTTCGCGGCTACCGCGGCCGCGCTCGCCGCCGAGCAGATGAGCTCGACCGGCAGCCCCGAGTCGCTGCTGAACGGCCCGCAGATCGCGCCGGAAGGCAAATCCGACGTGGTCCAGGACCAGGGGCAGGTCGACGACCTGCTTGCCAGCCTGGGCTTCTGA
- the cheY gene encoding chemotaxis response regulator CheY, which translates to MDKSMKILVVDDFPTMRRIVRNLLKELGYSNVDEAEDGLAGLARLRGGGYDFVISDWNMPNLDGLAMLKEIRADATLTHLPVLMVTAESKKENIIAAAQAGASGYVVKPFTAATLDEKLNKIIDKMAKAGS; encoded by the coding sequence ATGGACAAGAGCATGAAAATCCTGGTGGTGGACGATTTCCCGACGATGCGCCGGATCGTCCGCAACCTGCTCAAGGAGCTGGGCTACTCGAACGTCGACGAGGCCGAGGACGGCCTCGCCGGCCTCGCGCGGCTGCGCGGCGGCGGCTACGACTTCGTGATCTCGGACTGGAACATGCCGAACCTCGACGGCCTCGCGATGCTGAAGGAAATCCGCGCGGACGCGACGCTCACGCACCTGCCGGTGCTGATGGTCACGGCCGAGTCGAAGAAGGAGAACATCATCGCGGCGGCGCAGGCCGGCGCGAGCGGCTACGTCGTGAAACCGTTTACGGCCGCGACGCTCGACGAGAAGCTGAACAAGATCATCGACAAGATGGCGAAGGCCGGGAGCTGA
- a CDS encoding protein-glutamate methylesterase/protein-glutamine glutaminase yields the protein MTAVQKIKVLCVDDSALIRSLMTEIINSQPDMTVVATAPDPLVARELIKQHNPDVLTLDVEMPRMDGLDFLEKLMRLRPMPVVMVSSLTERGSEITLRALELGAVDFVTKPRVGIRDGMLDYAEKLADKIRAASRARVRQAPQPQAVARAADSHAAAPMINNPLVSTEKLIIIGASTGGTEAIREVLTPLPPDAPAVLIAQHMPPGFTKSFAQRLNGLCRIAVKEAEHGERVLPGHAYIAPGHAHLLLARSGANYIAQLSDEPPVNRHRPSVDVLFRSAATHAGKNAIGVILTGMGRDGAAGLLEMKRAGAHTFAQDEASCIVFGMPREAIALGGADEIAPLADMSRRVMARLATMGDRVQRV from the coding sequence ATGACCGCAGTGCAGAAGATCAAAGTATTGTGCGTCGACGATTCGGCGCTGATCCGCAGCCTGATGACCGAGATCATCAACAGCCAGCCCGACATGACGGTGGTCGCGACCGCGCCCGATCCGCTCGTCGCGCGCGAGCTCATCAAGCAGCACAACCCCGACGTGCTCACGCTCGACGTCGAAATGCCGCGCATGGACGGGCTCGACTTCCTCGAGAAGCTGATGCGCCTGCGGCCGATGCCGGTCGTGATGGTGTCGTCGCTGACCGAGCGCGGCTCGGAAATCACGCTGCGCGCGCTCGAGCTCGGTGCGGTGGATTTCGTCACGAAGCCGCGCGTCGGGATTCGCGACGGGATGCTCGACTACGCGGAAAAGCTCGCCGACAAGATCCGCGCGGCGTCGCGTGCGCGCGTGCGCCAGGCGCCGCAGCCGCAGGCCGTCGCGCGCGCGGCGGACAGCCACGCGGCCGCGCCGATGATCAACAACCCGCTCGTCAGTACCGAGAAGCTGATCATCATCGGCGCATCGACGGGCGGCACCGAGGCGATCCGCGAAGTGCTGACGCCGCTGCCGCCGGACGCGCCGGCCGTGCTGATCGCGCAGCACATGCCGCCGGGCTTCACGAAATCGTTCGCACAGCGGCTGAACGGCCTGTGCCGGATCGCGGTGAAGGAAGCCGAGCACGGCGAGCGCGTGCTGCCGGGCCACGCGTATATCGCGCCGGGCCACGCGCACCTGTTGCTTGCGAGGAGCGGGGCGAACTATATTGCGCAACTGTCGGACGAGCCGCCGGTCAACCGGCACCGCCCGTCGGTCGACGTGCTGTTCCGCTCGGCGGCGACGCACGCGGGCAAGAACGCGATCGGGGTGATCCTGACCGGGATGGGCCGCGACGGCGCGGCCGGCCTGCTGGAAATGAAACGCGCGGGCGCCCACACGTTCGCGCAGGACGAAGCAAGCTGCATCGTGTTCGGGATGCCGCGCGAGGCGATCGCGCTCGGCGGCGCGGACGAGATCGCGCCGCTCGCCGACATGAGCCGCCGCGTGATGGCGCGCCTGGCGACGATGGGCGATCGCGTGCAGCGCGTTTGA
- the cheD gene encoding chemoreceptor glutamine deamidase CheD, whose amino-acid sequence MSALPIATNRYFDSHFGLPGVKLLPNEFYTTSEDMVLMTVLGSCVAACIHDPYAGIGGMNHFMLPDDGADAGAAASDSMRYGAYAMEVLINELIKAGGRRERFEAKVFGGAAVLAGMTTINIGDRNADFVRRYLALERIRITAEDLQDVHPRKVAFMPRTGRAMVKKLRLQVPGVTEREAALAREADRLRAARPRPHVELFAAKRPAAPQPARPRIELFGARGAAPGGAGGSSGSSGSRAANPQAGSPYAANLSRKQEA is encoded by the coding sequence ATGAGCGCACTGCCGATCGCGACCAATCGCTACTTCGACAGCCACTTCGGCCTGCCCGGCGTGAAGCTGCTGCCGAACGAGTTCTACACGACGTCCGAGGACATGGTGCTGATGACCGTGCTCGGCTCGTGCGTCGCCGCGTGCATTCACGATCCGTACGCGGGCATCGGCGGGATGAACCACTTCATGCTGCCCGACGACGGCGCCGATGCGGGCGCGGCCGCGTCCGACTCGATGCGCTACGGCGCGTACGCGATGGAAGTGCTGATCAACGAGCTGATCAAGGCCGGCGGGCGCCGCGAGCGCTTCGAGGCGAAGGTGTTCGGCGGCGCGGCCGTGCTGGCCGGCATGACGACGATCAACATCGGCGATCGCAACGCCGATTTCGTGCGCCGCTACCTGGCGCTCGAACGCATCCGCATCACCGCGGAGGACTTGCAGGACGTCCATCCGCGCAAGGTCGCATTCATGCCGCGCACGGGCCGCGCGATGGTGAAGAAGCTGCGGCTGCAGGTGCCGGGCGTGACCGAGCGCGAAGCCGCGCTCGCGCGCGAGGCCGACCGCCTGCGCGCCGCGCGGCCGCGTCCCCACGTCGAGCTGTTTGCGGCGAAACGGCCGGCCGCGCCGCAGCCGGCGCGCCCGCGTATCGAGCTGTTCGGCGCGCGCGGCGCAGCGCCGGGCGGTGCCGGCGGCTCCAGCGGCTCCAGCGGCTCACGGGCAGCGAACCCGCAAGCCGGCAGCCCGTATGCGGCGAACCTATCAAGAAAGCAGGAGGCATGA